In one window of Microplitis demolitor isolate Queensland-Clemson2020A chromosome 4, iyMicDemo2.1a, whole genome shotgun sequence DNA:
- the LOC103580884 gene encoding RNA-binding protein squid isoform X6, with protein sequence MAEQDNKDFTEDITDQSYEQNGDAAQNETGNGGDAGDANENGQDSQDDKSGSDGNQESLNDRKLFVGGLSWETTDKELRDHFGSYGDIESINVKTDPNTGRSRGFAFIVFSKAESLDKIMVAGDHVINNKKVDPKKAKARHGKIFVGGLSTELSDDDIKGFFEKFGKIVDVEMPFDKTKSQRKGFCFITFESEQVVNELLKTPKQTINGKEVDVKKATPKPDGMGGMRGGAAAGRGAARGGRGGRGRGFGGQGWSQGGYGAGGYGGGYGQGGYGGGYDGYGSYDYYGGGYGGYGGYDYTGYGGSGYGGKQRGGGGRQNQRHQPY encoded by the exons atgGCTGAACAAGATAACAAAGATTTTACCGAAGATATTACTGATCAAAGTTATGAACAAAACGGAGATGCGGCTCAAAACGAGACTGGAAATGGCGGCGATGCCGGTGACGCCAATGAAAATGGCCAGGATTCACAAGACgacaa ATCGGGCAGTGATGGTAACCAGGAGTCACTTAACGatag aaaattatttgttggTGGACTCAGTTGGGAAACCACAGACa aggAATTAAGAGATCACTTCGGTAGCTATGGTGATATTGAAAGTATCAATGTTAAAACAGACCCCAACACCGGAAGATCACGAGGATTCGCTTTCATCGTTTTCTCCAAGGCTGAATCTTTGGAcaag attatggTGGCCGGAGATCACGttattaacaacaaaaaaGTCGATCCCAAAAAAGCTAAAGCCCGTCACGGTAAAATTTTCGTCGGTGGTCTGTCAACGGAATTATCTGACGACGATATCAAAGGTTTCTTTGAGAAGTTTGGTAAG atcGTCGACGTCGAGATGCCATTTGACAAAACAAAAAGTCAACGTAAAGGTTTCTGtttcataacttttgaatCTGAGCAAGTTGTTAACGAGCTTTTAAAAACACCCAAACAAACAATTAACGGCAAagag gTTGACGTTAAAAAAGCAACACCTAAACCAGACGGTATGGGAGGTATGCGTGGTGGTGCTGCTGCTGGACGTGGTGCTGCACGTGGTGGTCGCGGTGGACGTGGACGTGGTTTTGGCGGCCAGGGATGGAGTCAAGGTGGTTACGGTGCCGGTGGATATGGCGGCGGTTATGGACAAGGAGGTTACGGTGGTGGATACGATGGCTATGGTAGTTATGACTATTATGGCGGTGGATATGGCGGCTACGGTGGTTACGACTACACCGGATACG
- the LOC103580884 gene encoding RNA-binding protein squid isoform X5 gives MAEQDNKDFTEDITDQSYEQNGDAAQNETGNGGDAGDANENGQDSQDDKSGSDGNQESLNDRKLFVGGLSWETTDKELRDHFGSYGDIESINVKTDPNTGRSRGFAFIVFSKAESLDKIMVAGDHVINNKKVDPKKAKARHGKIFVGGLSTELSDDDIKGFFEKFGKIVDVEMPFDKTKSQRKGFCFITFESEQVVNELLKTPKQTINGKEVDVKKATPKPDGMGGMRGGAAAGRGAARGGRGGRGRGFGGQGWSQGGYGAGGYGGGYGQGGYGGGYDGYDGYGYGGSYDGGYNGGRGGARGKGGSGYGGKQRGGGGRQNQRHQPY, from the exons atgGCTGAACAAGATAACAAAGATTTTACCGAAGATATTACTGATCAAAGTTATGAACAAAACGGAGATGCGGCTCAAAACGAGACTGGAAATGGCGGCGATGCCGGTGACGCCAATGAAAATGGCCAGGATTCACAAGACgacaa ATCGGGCAGTGATGGTAACCAGGAGTCACTTAACGatag aaaattatttgttggTGGACTCAGTTGGGAAACCACAGACa aggAATTAAGAGATCACTTCGGTAGCTATGGTGATATTGAAAGTATCAATGTTAAAACAGACCCCAACACCGGAAGATCACGAGGATTCGCTTTCATCGTTTTCTCCAAGGCTGAATCTTTGGAcaag attatggTGGCCGGAGATCACGttattaacaacaaaaaaGTCGATCCCAAAAAAGCTAAAGCCCGTCACGGTAAAATTTTCGTCGGTGGTCTGTCAACGGAATTATCTGACGACGATATCAAAGGTTTCTTTGAGAAGTTTGGTAAG atcGTCGACGTCGAGATGCCATTTGACAAAACAAAAAGTCAACGTAAAGGTTTCTGtttcataacttttgaatCTGAGCAAGTTGTTAACGAGCTTTTAAAAACACCCAAACAAACAATTAACGGCAAagag gTTGACGTTAAAAAAGCAACACCTAAACCAGACGGTATGGGAGGTATGCGTGGTGGTGCTGCTGCTGGACGTGGTGCTGCACGTGGTGGTCGCGGTGGACGTGGACGTGGTTTTGGCGGCCAGGGATGGAGTCAAGGTGGTTACGGTGCCGGTGGATATGGCGGCGGTTATGGACAAGGAGGTTACGGTGGTGGATACGATGGCTATG ACGGCTATGGCTATGGCGGTAGTTACGACGGTGGCTACAATGGTGGTCGCGGTGGTGCACGCGGTAAAG
- the LOC103580884 gene encoding RNA-binding protein squid isoform X7, with product MAEQDNKDFTEDITDQSYEQNGDAAQNETGNGGDAGDANENGQDSQDDKSGSDGNQESLNDRKLFVGGLSWETTDKELRDHFGSYGDIESINVKTDPNTGRSRGFAFIVFSKAESLDKIMVAGDHVINNKKVDPKKAKARHGKIFVGGLSTELSDDDIKGFFEKFGKIVDVEMPFDKTKSQRKGFCFITFESEQVVNELLKTPKQTINGKEVDVKKATPKPDGMGGMRGGAAAGRGAARGGRGGRGRGFGGQGWSQGGYGAGGYGGGYGQGGYGGGYDGYGGSGYGGKQRGGGGRQNQRHQPY from the exons atgGCTGAACAAGATAACAAAGATTTTACCGAAGATATTACTGATCAAAGTTATGAACAAAACGGAGATGCGGCTCAAAACGAGACTGGAAATGGCGGCGATGCCGGTGACGCCAATGAAAATGGCCAGGATTCACAAGACgacaa ATCGGGCAGTGATGGTAACCAGGAGTCACTTAACGatag aaaattatttgttggTGGACTCAGTTGGGAAACCACAGACa aggAATTAAGAGATCACTTCGGTAGCTATGGTGATATTGAAAGTATCAATGTTAAAACAGACCCCAACACCGGAAGATCACGAGGATTCGCTTTCATCGTTTTCTCCAAGGCTGAATCTTTGGAcaag attatggTGGCCGGAGATCACGttattaacaacaaaaaaGTCGATCCCAAAAAAGCTAAAGCCCGTCACGGTAAAATTTTCGTCGGTGGTCTGTCAACGGAATTATCTGACGACGATATCAAAGGTTTCTTTGAGAAGTTTGGTAAG atcGTCGACGTCGAGATGCCATTTGACAAAACAAAAAGTCAACGTAAAGGTTTCTGtttcataacttttgaatCTGAGCAAGTTGTTAACGAGCTTTTAAAAACACCCAAACAAACAATTAACGGCAAagag gTTGACGTTAAAAAAGCAACACCTAAACCAGACGGTATGGGAGGTATGCGTGGTGGTGCTGCTGCTGGACGTGGTGCTGCACGTGGTGGTCGCGGTGGACGTGGACGTGGTTTTGGCGGCCAGGGATGGAGTCAAGGTGGTTACGGTGCCGGTGGATATGGCGGCGGTTATGGACAAGGAGGTTACGGTGGTGGATACGATGGCTATG
- the LOC103580884 gene encoding RNA-binding protein squid isoform X4 has product MAEQDNKDFTEDITDQSYEQNGDAAQNETGNGGDAGDANENGQDSQDDKSGSDGNQESLNDRKLFVGGLSWETTDKELRDHFGSYGDIESINVKTDPNTGRSRGFAFIVFSKAESLDKIMVAGDHVINNKKVDPKKAKARHGKIFVGGLSTELSDDDIKGFFEKFGKIVDVEMPFDKTKSQRKGFCFITFESEQVVNELLKTPKQTINGKEVDVKKATPKPDGMGGMRGGAAAGRGAARGGRGGRGRGFGGQGWSQGGYGAGGYGGGYGQGGYGGGYDGYGSYDYYGGGYGGYGGYDYTGYDGYGYGGSYDGGYNGGRGGARGKGGSGYGGKQRGGGGRQNQRHQPY; this is encoded by the exons atgGCTGAACAAGATAACAAAGATTTTACCGAAGATATTACTGATCAAAGTTATGAACAAAACGGAGATGCGGCTCAAAACGAGACTGGAAATGGCGGCGATGCCGGTGACGCCAATGAAAATGGCCAGGATTCACAAGACgacaa ATCGGGCAGTGATGGTAACCAGGAGTCACTTAACGatag aaaattatttgttggTGGACTCAGTTGGGAAACCACAGACa aggAATTAAGAGATCACTTCGGTAGCTATGGTGATATTGAAAGTATCAATGTTAAAACAGACCCCAACACCGGAAGATCACGAGGATTCGCTTTCATCGTTTTCTCCAAGGCTGAATCTTTGGAcaag attatggTGGCCGGAGATCACGttattaacaacaaaaaaGTCGATCCCAAAAAAGCTAAAGCCCGTCACGGTAAAATTTTCGTCGGTGGTCTGTCAACGGAATTATCTGACGACGATATCAAAGGTTTCTTTGAGAAGTTTGGTAAG atcGTCGACGTCGAGATGCCATTTGACAAAACAAAAAGTCAACGTAAAGGTTTCTGtttcataacttttgaatCTGAGCAAGTTGTTAACGAGCTTTTAAAAACACCCAAACAAACAATTAACGGCAAagag gTTGACGTTAAAAAAGCAACACCTAAACCAGACGGTATGGGAGGTATGCGTGGTGGTGCTGCTGCTGGACGTGGTGCTGCACGTGGTGGTCGCGGTGGACGTGGACGTGGTTTTGGCGGCCAGGGATGGAGTCAAGGTGGTTACGGTGCCGGTGGATATGGCGGCGGTTATGGACAAGGAGGTTACGGTGGTGGATACGATGGCTATGGTAGTTATGACTATTATGGCGGTGGATATGGCGGCTACGGTGGTTACGACTACACCGGATACG ACGGCTATGGCTATGGCGGTAGTTACGACGGTGGCTACAATGGTGGTCGCGGTGGTGCACGCGGTAAAG